The Cryptococcus neoformans var. neoformans B-3501A chromosome 4, whole genome shotgun sequence genome has a window encoding:
- a CDS encoding hypothetical protein (Match to ESTs gb|CF191581.1|CF191581, gb|CF189421.1|CF189421, gb|CF189420.1|CF189420), protein MATNYPSLFRSEEMSLVQLYIPSEVAHDTISELAEMSNFQFKDLNPSLTSFQRPFTPRLRRLAEMARRLRFFRSQITSLSPPLGVPPLAAVPPFTTVGPRAQNAYDELEEKLKEHERRLNEMNKSWEELGRRKSELEENKCVLKETAGFFDEAGHRHTEIRTSMEDSSDAAPLLEHAAEYGTLPGESGLSGFDLEFVAGTIDRARMPTFERILWRVLRGNLYMNYSEIEEPFVDTVSGKETFKDVFIIFAHGQELLAKIRKVAESMGGTLYNIDSATDKRSDALRQVSARLEDVDNVLYNMGQTRRVELSKIAESLEAWTDAVMREEEIYKTLNLLSYDQGRKTLVAEGWCPSRDITAIQLGLRRAMDTAGTSVPAILSELRTHQTPPTFHRTNKFTEGFQTLIDSYGIATYQEVNPGLYAVITFPFLFAVMFGDIGHGILMFLTAAAMIFWERQIAKNGVNENVETFFFGRYLIVLMGIFSVFTGFMYNDIFSKTLHLWQSGWEWPSNSTGLIEAEPTGNIYPFGMDPMWHGSDNALIFNNSYKMKMSIILGVIHMTFAICLQVPNHIHFKKPLNIYAEFIPQMLFFHSIFGYLVVCIIYKWSVDWSQSVTSPPGLLNMLIYMFLSPGTIEPGTQLYAGQGFIQVVLLLIALVCVPWMLALKPYMLWKEHQRIVAQGYQGLQGQDNGGMHGRDSIGAESRAEEEEEVGMAVAESSDEEHPFEMGDIIVHQVIHTIEFCLGCISNTASYLRLWALSLAHAQLSEVLWSMTLQLAFDFNGGLISRAVFLFVMFAVWFGGTVGILCVMEGLSAFLHALRLHWVEANGKHYMAGGYPFTPLSFATIGQEEDI, encoded by the exons ATGGCGACGAATTacccctctctcttcc GCTCGGAGGAGATGTCCCTTGTACAGCTGTACATCCCGTCAGAAGTAGCACATGACACTATCTCAGAGCTGGCAGAGATGAGCAATTTCCAGTTCAAGGAT CTCAACCCTTCGTTGACTTCCTTCCAACGACCTTTTACTCCACGTCTACGTCGTCTCGCCGAGATGGCTCGACGTCTTCGTTTCTTCCGCTCGCAAATcacatctctctcccctccGCTTGGAGTACCACCTCTTGCAGCTGTCCCGCCGTTCACTACCGTAGGCCCGCGTGCTCAGAACGCGTACGATGAACTGGAggagaagctcaaggaaCACGAGAGGAGGCTGAACGAAATGAACAAGAGTTGGGAAGAATTAggtaggaggaagagcgaaCTGGAGGAGAACAAGTGTGTCTTGAAGGAAACCGCTGGGTTCTTTGACGAG GCCGGCCATCGCCATACCGAGATTCGAACGTCAATGGAGGACAGCAGCGACGCCGCTCCTCTGCTTGAGCATGCTGCCGAGTATGGAACACTCCCAGGTGAGAGTGGCTTGTCCGGTTTTGACCTCGAGTTTGTCGCCGGTACTATTGATCGTGCCCGAATGCCCACATTTGAGCGTATTCTCTGGCGAGTCTTGAGGGGTAACCTCTACATGAACTACTCTGAAATTGAGGAGCCCTTTGTCGATACTGTCTCTGGGAAGGAGACTTTCAAGGATGTTTTCATCATTTTCGCTCATGGTCAAGAGCTTCTCGCCAAGATTCGCAAGGTCGCCGAATCCATGGGTGGCACGCTCTACAACATTGATTCCGCTACCGACAAGCGATCCGACGCTCTGCGCCAAGTCTCTGCGCGccttgaagatgttgatAATGTCCTGTACAATATGGGTCAAACCCGTCGTGTAGAGCTCAGCAAAATCGCTGAATCCCTCGAGGCGTGGACTGACGCTGTCATGCGCGAAGAGGAAATCTACAAGACGCTCAACTTGTTGAGCTATGACCAAGGTCGAAAGACCCTTGTCGCTGAAGGCTGGTGTCCTTCTCGAGACATCACCGCTATCCAGCTCGGTTTGCGTCGTGCGATGGATACTGCTGGTACTTCTGTGCCTGCCATCCTCTCAGAGCTCCGTACCCACCAGACTCCTCCCACGTTCCACAGGACCAACAAGTTTACTGAAGGTTTCCAGACTCTAATCGACTCTTATGGTATTGCCACATACCAAGAAGTTAATCCCGGTTTGTATGCTGTCATTACATTCCCATTCTTGTTTGCAGTCATGTTTGGTGATATTGGTCACGGTATTTTGATGTTCTTGACTGCTGCGGCGATGATCTTTTGGGAGAGGCAGATTGCGAAAAATGGTGTCAATGAGAATGTTGAGACATTTTTCTT CGGTCGATACCTAATCGTTCTCATGGGCATCTTTTCTGTCTTTACCGGTTTCATGTACAACGACATCTTTTCCAAGACGCTTCACCTGTGGCAATCTGGATGGGAATGGCCTTCCAATTCTACAGGACTTATCGAGGCAGAGCCAACGGGAAACATTTATCCCTTTGGCATGGACCCCATGTGGCACGGTTCGGATAATGCCTTGATCTTTAACAATTCTTACAAGATGAAAATGTCAATCATCCTTGGTGTCATCCAT ATGACTTTTGCAATCTGTCTCCAAGTGCCGAACCACATTCATTTCAAGAAACCGCTCAACATTTATGCCGAATTCATCCCTCAgatgctcttcttccactcgATTTTTGGTTACCTCGTCGTTTGCATCATCTACAAGTGGTCTGTCGACTGGTCTCAATCTGTCACTAGCCCGCCGGGATTGCTCAACATGTTGATTTACATGTTCCTTTCCCCGGGGACTATCGAGCCTGGGACTCAGCTATACGCTGGGCAAGGCTTCATCCAggtcgtcctcctcctcatcgccCTTGTCTGTGTTCCGTGGATGCTTGCGCTGAAGCCATATATGCTCTGGAAGGAGCACCAACGTATCGTCGCTCAGGGCTATCAAGGGTTGCAGGGACAGGATAATGGGGGGATGCACGGAAGGGACTCTATTGGTGCAGAAAGCCgggcggaggaagaggaggaagttggTATGGCTGTAGCAGAGAGTTCTGACGAGGAACAT CCATTTGAGATGGGAGATATTATTGTGCATCAGGTCATTCATACGATCGAGTTTTGTCTTGGTTGTATCTCGAACAC TGCTTCCTACCTCCGACTCTGGGCGCTTTCCCTTGCCCACGCACAACTGTCAGAGGTGCTTTGGTCCATGACCCTGCAACTTGCGTTTGACTTTAACGGCGGGCTGATTTCCCGCGCCGTCTTCTTGTTCGTCATGTTTGCGGTGTGGTTTGGGGGTACGGTCGGTATCTTGTGTGTCATGGAAGGTTTGTCCGCGTTTTTGCACGCTTTGAGGTTGCACTGGGTCGAAGCGAATGGAAAGCATTACATGGCTGGAGGCTAT CCGTTTACCCCGCTCAGCTTTGCTACTATCGGtcaagaggaggatattTAG
- a CDS encoding hypothetical protein (Match to EST gb|CF186612.1|CF186612; HMMPfam hit to Methyltransf_8, Hypothetical methyltransferase, score: 194.4, E(): 2.1e-55), giving the protein MSLFPSAFESGVSKISPTLASAGKGGKKTNKRKHSDANAGLGQAQQVKQADANFEKLMRKFEGGEAIGKEEGKESMGVVGKKRNKKNKSRQVNDEEIVHSTPRAKGDKPKPKPTPKSDQAKLNQAAKQNQTDTPPSKKSKANKITPGFKLEPVQLPIPIPPPSKGTKLKVGGEGNLTEMQKDMQAKLEGARFRWINEQLYSTPSTEALAMMRKDPKIFADYHQTHRLLTSAWPSPPLPHMINLLSSLPSGTVIADLGCGDAGLARALVPQGKIVMSFDLVGDNGVLGAETTESNAAGGWVVEADFLEKVPLPGRPGGLDYGVSATEESEGKGKRKNKKKGSRKRDVASSEIVDAVVCCLSLMGTNWVGGISEACRILKQGGTFHVAEVTSRFTSTEAFVSTVESFGFELEEESQPSTHFTLFRFTKNSEVPLGPVKGQEGWEERVRKGEEILRACVYKKR; this is encoded by the exons ATGTCCTTGTTCCCCTCAGCATTCGAATCAGGAGTATCCAAAATTTCTCCCACACTCGCTTCAGCAGGCAAGGGAGGCAAAAAGACCAACAAGCGCAAGCATTCAGACGCGAACGCCGGTTTAGGGCAGGCCCAGCAAGTAAAGCAGGCTGATGCCAACTTTGAGAAACTCATGAGAAAGTttgagggaggagaggcgattggaaaggaagaaggaaaagaaagcaTGGGCGTAGTcgggaagaaaaggaataAGAAAAACAAGAGCAGACAGGTCAACGACGAGGAGATAGTGCACAGCACACCCAGAGCAAAAGGCGACAAGcccaagcccaagcccACGCCCAAGTCGGACCAAGCCAAGCTGAACCAAGCCGCAAAACAGAATCAGACAGATACACCTCCCTCCAAGAAATCAAAGGCTAACAAGATCACTCCGGGCTTCAAACTGGAGCCTGTCCAGCTGCCCATCCCGAtacctcctccatcaaAGGGcaccaagctcaaggtcgGTGGGGAGGGAAACCTTACGGAGATGCAAAAGGATATGCAGGCCAAGCTGGAAGGCGCCAGGTTCAG ATGGATCAACGAACAACTGTACTCAACGCCTTCCACTGAAGCTTTGGCAATGATGAGAAAAGATCCCAAGATATTTGCCGAT TACCACCAGACACATCGTCTTCTCACTTCAGCCTGGccctcccctcctctccctcacatgatcaacctcctctcttctcttccgtCTGGCACTGTCATTGCCGATTTAGGCTGTGGTGATGCTGGCTTGGCACGAGCTCTTGTACCTCAAGGGAAAATTGTAATGAGTTTTGACTTGGTGGGGGACAATGGCGTTCTTGGAGCTGAGACAACAGAAAGCAATGCGGCCGGCGGATGGGTAGTTGAAGCAGATTTTTTGGAAAAGGTTCCTTTGCCTGGCCGACCTGGTGGATTGGACTACGGTGTTTCTGCTACTGAGGAGAGCgaaggaaaggggaagaggaagaacaagaagaagggtagcaggaagagggatgTGGCATCATCTGAGATCGTGGATGCCGTAGTTTGTTGCCTGAGTTTGATGGGGACCAACTGGGTTGGAGGCATCAGCGAGGCCTGTAGGATTCTGAAGCAGGG AGGTACTTTCCATGTGGCTGAAGTGACCTCTCGGTTCACTTCCACAGAAGCTTTTGTTTCCACCGTTGAATCGTTTGGTTTCgagcttgaggaggagTCTCAGCCATCGACACACTTTACTCTTTTCCGTTTCACAAAGAACTCTGAAGTCCCTCTGGGACCTGTCAAAGGTCaggaaggatgggaggaaagGGTACGCAAGGGGGAAGAAATCTTGAGAGCTTGTGTTTACAAGAAGCGGTAG